Proteins encoded within one genomic window of Bacillus thuringiensis:
- a CDS encoding dUTP diphosphatase produces MDLLQLFKLQKELDDRIAKEHDLQPKKLLKEKMLALLVEIGELANETRCFKYWSNKPASEREVILEEYVDGLHFILSIGIDLGIDKNFLFYKCAQTNKTQVEIFLDTYAKVIRFTDQPSITNYIELFTSYLRLGQALEFEQEEIEKAYLDKNEVNHQRQTQGY; encoded by the coding sequence ATGGACTTACTACAACTATTTAAATTACAAAAAGAATTAGATGACCGTATTGCGAAAGAACATGACTTACAACCGAAAAAGTTGTTAAAAGAAAAAATGTTAGCTCTTCTTGTAGAAATTGGAGAACTAGCAAACGAAACACGTTGCTTTAAATATTGGAGTAACAAACCAGCATCAGAACGTGAAGTAATATTAGAAGAATATGTAGATGGTTTGCATTTTATTTTATCAATCGGAATTGATTTAGGTATTGATAAAAACTTCTTATTCTATAAGTGTGCACAAACGAATAAAACACAAGTAGAAATTTTCTTAGACACATATGCGAAGGTAATTCGTTTTACAGATCAACCATCTATTACGAACTATATTGAATTATTTACAAGCTATCTTCGACTTGGACAAGCGCTTGAGTTTGAACAAGAAGAGATTGAAAAGGCATATTTAGATAAAAACGAAGTAAATCATCAGCGTCAAACACAAGGATACTAA
- the rplT gene encoding 50S ribosomal protein L20 yields MPRVKGGTVTRQRRKKVIKLAKGYYGSKNTLFKVANQQVMKSLMYAFRDRRQKKRDFRKLWITRINAAARMNGLSYSRLMHGLKNAGIEVNRKMLADLAVHDEKAFAELATVAKNNIN; encoded by the coding sequence ATGCCAAGAGTAAAAGGTGGTACAGTTACTCGTCAACGTCGTAAAAAAGTAATTAAATTAGCAAAAGGTTACTACGGTTCAAAAAATACATTATTCAAGGTTGCTAACCAACAGGTTATGAAATCTCTAATGTATGCATTCCGTGACCGCCGTCAAAAGAAACGTGACTTCCGTAAATTATGGATCACACGTATCAACGCAGCAGCTCGTATGAATGGTCTTTCTTACAGCCGCTTAATGCACGGTCTTAAAAATGCTGGCATCGAAGTTAACCGCAAGATGCTTGCTGACTTAGCTGTTCATGACGAAAAAGCTTTCGCTGAATTAGCAACAGTTGCAAAAAACAACATTAACTAA
- the rpmI gene encoding 50S ribosomal protein L35, whose translation MPKQKTHRGAAKRFKKTGSGKLKRSHAYTSHLFANKSTKAKRKLRKAGVVSAGDFKRIRQMLDNLK comes from the coding sequence ATGCCTAAACAAAAAACTCATCGCGGCGCTGCAAAGCGTTTCAAAAAGACTGGATCAGGTAAACTGAAACGTTCTCACGCTTACACAAGCCATTTATTCGCTAACAAATCTACAAAAGCTAAACGTAAACTACGTAAAGCTGGTGTAGTAAGCGCTGGTGACTTCAAACGCATTCGTCAAATGCTTGACAACTTAAAATAA
- the infC gene encoding translation initiation factor IF-3: protein MMINEQIRAREVRLVGANGDQLGIKSRNDALDLAANLNLDLVLVAPNAKPPVCRIMDYGKFRFEQQKKEKEQRKNQKVISMKEVRLSPTIDEHDFNTKLRNAIKFLEKGDKVKASIRFKGRAITHKEIGQRVLDRFSEACAEVSTVESKPKMEGRSMFLVLAPKNDK from the coding sequence ATGATGATTAACGAGCAAATTCGTGCACGTGAAGTACGTTTAGTTGGCGCAAATGGCGATCAACTTGGAATCAAGTCTCGTAATGACGCTTTAGACTTAGCTGCAAATCTTAATCTTGATTTAGTATTAGTTGCTCCAAATGCGAAACCGCCAGTATGCCGCATTATGGACTACGGTAAATTCCGCTTTGAGCAACAGAAGAAAGAAAAAGAGCAGCGCAAAAATCAAAAAGTAATTAGCATGAAAGAAGTTCGTTTAAGTCCAACAATTGATGAACACGACTTTAACACAAAACTTCGTAATGCTATCAAGTTTTTAGAGAAAGGCGACAAGGTTAAAGCGTCAATTCGCTTTAAAGGACGTGCCATTACTCATAAAGAAATCGGTCAACGTGTTTTAGATCGCTTCTCAGAAGCTTGTGCTGAAGTTAGTACAGTTGAATCTAAGCCTAAAATGGAAGGACGCAGTATGTTCTTAGTTTTAGCACCGAAAAACGATAAGTAA
- the thrS gene encoding threonine--tRNA ligase translates to MADVVKITFPDGAVKEFPKGVTTEEIAASISPGLKKKAVAGKLNDEMIDLVTPIEEDGAVSIITLDSEDGLYILRHSTAHLLAQALKRLYKDVKLELGIGPVIENGFYYDIDMEEAITVEDFKKIEKEMQKIVNENLEIVRHEVPRAEALRRFEEIGDELKLDLINDLPEDAIISIYEQGEFFDLCRGVHLPSTGKIKVFKLLSVAGAYWRGDSNNKMLQRIYGTAFVKKAELDEHLRMLEEAKERDHRKLGKELKLFTNSQKVGQGLPLWLPKGATIRRIIERYIVDKEASLGYDHVYTPVLGSRELYETSGHWNHYRDGMFPSMEMDNEELVLRPMNCPHHMMVYKNDIHSYRELPIRIAELGTMHRYEMSGALSGLQRVRGMTLNDAHIFVRPDQIKEELKRVVNLTLEVYKDFGLENYSFRLSYRDPADTKKYYADDEMWEKAQGMLKEAMDEMGLDYYEAEGEAAFYGPKLDVQVRTALGKDETLSTVQLDFLLPERFELSYVGEDGKQHRPVVIHRGVVSTMERFVAFLIEEYKGAFPTWLAPVQAQVIPVSPQVHLDYAKKVQDELRRAGIRVELDTREEKIGYKIREAQMQKIPYMLVVGDNEVTENGVNVRKYGEQKSETIALDAFVDMIKVEGKR, encoded by the coding sequence ATGGCAGATGTAGTTAAAATTACTTTCCCTGATGGAGCTGTGAAGGAGTTTCCAAAAGGCGTAACAACTGAAGAAATCGCAGCTTCTATTAGCCCAGGCTTAAAGAAAAAAGCTGTGGCTGGAAAATTAAACGATGAGATGATCGATCTTGTTACACCAATCGAAGAAGATGGTGCAGTTTCTATTATTACATTAGATTCTGAAGATGGCTTATACATTTTACGCCATTCAACAGCCCACCTTTTAGCACAAGCGTTAAAACGTTTATATAAAGATGTTAAGCTTGAGCTTGGCATTGGCCCAGTAATCGAAAACGGCTTCTACTACGATATTGATATGGAAGAAGCAATTACAGTTGAAGACTTCAAGAAAATCGAAAAAGAAATGCAAAAAATTGTGAACGAGAACTTAGAAATCGTTCGCCATGAAGTACCACGTGCAGAAGCACTTCGCCGCTTTGAAGAAATCGGCGATGAGTTAAAATTAGATTTAATTAACGATCTTCCAGAAGATGCGATTATTTCAATCTATGAGCAAGGCGAATTCTTCGACCTTTGCCGTGGTGTTCACCTTCCATCTACAGGGAAAATTAAAGTATTTAAATTATTAAGCGTTGCGGGTGCTTACTGGCGCGGCGATAGCAATAATAAAATGCTACAACGTATTTACGGTACTGCATTCGTTAAGAAAGCAGAATTAGATGAGCACTTACGTATGCTTGAAGAAGCAAAAGAGCGCGATCACCGTAAATTAGGTAAAGAATTAAAACTATTTACTAATAGCCAAAAAGTAGGACAAGGTTTACCACTTTGGTTACCAAAGGGTGCAACAATCCGCCGCATTATCGAGCGTTACATCGTTGATAAAGAAGCGAGCTTAGGCTATGATCACGTATACACTCCAGTACTAGGAAGCAGAGAGCTTTATGAAACTTCTGGTCACTGGAATCACTACCGTGATGGTATGTTCCCATCAATGGAAATGGATAATGAAGAGTTAGTTCTTCGTCCAATGAACTGCCCTCACCATATGATGGTTTATAAAAACGATATTCACAGCTACCGTGAATTACCAATCCGTATTGCGGAACTTGGAACAATGCACCGCTATGAAATGTCAGGTGCGTTATCTGGATTACAACGTGTACGCGGAATGACTTTAAACGATGCGCACATTTTCGTACGCCCAGATCAAATTAAAGAAGAGTTAAAACGTGTTGTAAACTTAACTCTAGAAGTGTACAAAGATTTCGGTTTAGAGAACTACTCATTCCGTCTATCTTATCGCGACCCAGCAGATACTAAAAAGTACTATGCTGATGATGAGATGTGGGAAAAAGCACAAGGTATGTTAAAAGAAGCTATGGATGAAATGGGTCTTGATTACTACGAAGCTGAAGGTGAAGCGGCATTCTACGGTCCAAAACTTGACGTTCAAGTTCGTACTGCTCTTGGAAAAGACGAAACACTTTCAACTGTACAATTAGACTTCTTACTTCCAGAACGCTTTGAGCTATCTTACGTTGGTGAAGACGGTAAACAACACCGTCCAGTTGTAATTCACCGTGGTGTTGTATCAACTATGGAACGTTTCGTAGCCTTCTTAATTGAAGAATACAAAGGTGCATTCCCAACTTGGTTAGCTCCAGTTCAAGCACAAGTAATTCCAGTTTCTCCGCAAGTACATTTAGACTATGCGAAGAAAGTACAAGATGAATTACGCCGTGCTGGTATCCGTGTTGAATTAGATACTCGTGAAGAGAAAATTGGTTACAAAATCCGTGAAGCACAAATGCAAAAAATTCCGTACATGCTTGTAGTAGGTGACAATGAAGTAACTGAAAACGGCGTAAACGTACGTAAATATGGTGAGCAAAAATCAGAAACAATCGCATTAGATGCTTTTGTTGATATGATTAAAGTAGAAGGAAAACGATAA
- the ytxC gene encoding putative sporulation protein YtxC: MIEICFEEKNDAMHVYRQLLKRAELLYKETSVYLQEQKIVIHIPVCESNYIEKILLPVMVYFIVNVKQNEWIYTILKEKFFYEEQEECHQILHMAQEILKGRRKGIARELTRHTFESYIKSSLNNWLCDPLSFSFSSYVRFRLRTYREMVAKLAEVAIDEYKLEQEYQMFIETLRQQVSSRKSRLSCVHLIFDESFIFYDDKGRRLKQEKLVQYIDEELLKQKDVYIDTKVIAPLLSISPKKIYLYTKEQDHNMIITLRNVFQERVQLHGLHEFERNVKNLKNKGNALDFLSF; this comes from the coding sequence GTGATTGAAATTTGCTTCGAAGAAAAAAATGATGCTATGCATGTATATAGACAACTACTGAAAAGAGCGGAACTGTTATATAAGGAAACGAGTGTGTATTTACAGGAACAAAAGATTGTAATTCACATACCAGTATGTGAATCGAATTATATTGAAAAGATTTTATTGCCAGTAATGGTGTATTTTATTGTGAATGTAAAGCAAAATGAGTGGATTTATACAATCTTAAAAGAAAAGTTTTTTTATGAGGAACAAGAAGAGTGTCATCAAATATTGCATATGGCACAAGAGATTTTAAAGGGAAGAAGAAAAGGGATTGCTCGTGAATTAACACGTCACACATTTGAATCATATATTAAGTCTTCTTTAAATAATTGGCTTTGTGATCCGCTCTCATTCTCGTTTTCATCATATGTTCGTTTTCGTCTTCGTACATATAGGGAAATGGTAGCTAAGCTTGCTGAAGTGGCGATTGATGAGTATAAGTTGGAGCAAGAATATCAAATGTTTATTGAGACGCTCCGGCAACAAGTAAGTAGCCGGAAATCACGTTTGTCCTGTGTGCATCTTATTTTTGATGAAAGTTTTATTTTCTATGATGATAAAGGTAGACGTTTAAAACAGGAGAAATTGGTCCAATATATAGACGAGGAATTATTGAAGCAAAAGGATGTATATATTGACACGAAAGTAATTGCACCACTTCTTTCTATTTCGCCAAAAAAAATTTATTTATATACGAAAGAACAAGATCATAATATGATTATTACTTTGCGAAATGTATTTCAAGAACGGGTCCAATTACATGGATTACATGAGTTTGAGCGCAATGTGAAAAATTTAAAAAATAAAGGTAACGCCCTTGATTTTCTAAGTTTTTGA
- the dnaI gene encoding primosomal protein DnaI: MEHIQNSFAKLMENESFKNRYEVLKAEVMEHPRVKEFIDEHKGEVTTSMIERSLVKLYEYIGQSVGCVDCPDLGSCKNMLQGYEPKLVIQGKMIDIQYDRCVRKVAYDERKKYEKLVQSVYMPTDILQATMENLDPSDLDARIDAIGAANEFLSTYEPGKKVQGLYLYGKFGVGKTYLLGAIANELARKKISSMLVYFPEFLREIKSSIQDNSIGEKIDAVKRVQVLMLDDIGAEAMSSFVRDDVLGAILQFRMLENLPTFFTSNFDFKELEHHLTYTQRGEAEQMKAARIMERIKYLAKPITIGGKNRRHK; the protein is encoded by the coding sequence ATGGAGCATATTCAAAATTCATTTGCAAAGTTAATGGAAAATGAAAGTTTTAAAAATAGATATGAAGTATTAAAGGCGGAAGTAATGGAACATCCGCGTGTGAAAGAATTTATAGACGAACATAAAGGTGAAGTAACAACTTCTATGATTGAGCGCAGTCTTGTAAAATTATACGAATATATTGGACAAAGTGTAGGTTGCGTAGATTGTCCAGATCTAGGTTCGTGTAAAAACATGTTGCAAGGATATGAACCAAAGCTCGTTATCCAAGGGAAGATGATTGATATTCAATACGATCGTTGCGTTAGAAAAGTAGCATATGACGAGAGGAAGAAATATGAAAAACTCGTTCAAAGTGTATATATGCCAACTGACATTTTACAGGCAACGATGGAAAACTTAGATCCGTCTGATTTAGATGCGCGTATTGATGCAATTGGTGCAGCCAATGAATTTTTAAGTACATATGAACCTGGTAAAAAAGTACAAGGTTTATATTTGTACGGTAAATTTGGTGTAGGGAAAACGTATTTGTTAGGAGCAATTGCGAATGAGCTTGCTCGAAAGAAAATTAGTTCGATGCTCGTATATTTCCCTGAATTTCTACGTGAAATTAAAAGTTCGATTCAAGATAATTCGATTGGGGAAAAGATTGATGCGGTGAAACGCGTACAAGTTTTAATGTTAGATGATATCGGAGCGGAAGCGATGTCAAGCTTTGTGCGTGATGATGTGCTTGGTGCAATTTTGCAATTCCGTATGTTAGAAAACTTACCGACGTTCTTTACGTCTAACTTTGATTTCAAGGAATTGGAACATCATTTAACGTATACACAGCGTGGTGAAGCAGAACAAATGAAAGCAGCTCGTATTATGGAACGAATTAAATATTTAGCGAAGCCAATTACAATTGGTGGGAAAAACCGACGTCATAAGTAA
- a CDS encoding replication initiation and membrane attachment family protein: MEKQSWMELLPIDRYKVSAKGLLHNYDRKVLTMLYQPLIGSRAFSLYMTLWGELEQDRVFGKENTHHSLMVTMQMQLPEIYEERVKLEAIGLLKVYIKKEKDIRMFIYELQPPLSPKQFFDDIVLSIFLYNRLSRTKYNQVKQYFLEEEFDFVSYENVTRSFNDVFGSFNPGQLEHAQEDLRIPKTTAMPSNEKGDAPKVWNDFFDFSLFVDGLSALVPKKAITDQVRECVITLAYVYGVDVLSMQNIVLGAVTEMQTIDIERLRKGARDWYQFENGQALPVLSERVQPHAARVMKEKEPSTQEEMLIKQLEEISPKQLLKEISGGAEATKADLQIVEDVMINQKLTPGVVNVLIYYVMLRSDMKLAKTYVEKIAGHWARKKVGTVAEAMALAKEENRQYQEWAETKKKGRTSKKTVRTEMVPDWLKEEPKEQEKETETVKKDVSKKKDASTLDDERKRLEEMLKKYKRD, from the coding sequence ATGGAAAAACAGTCGTGGATGGAGCTATTGCCAATTGATCGTTATAAAGTAAGTGCGAAAGGGTTACTGCATAATTACGACCGAAAAGTGTTAACGATGTTGTATCAGCCGTTAATAGGTAGTAGAGCGTTTAGCTTGTACATGACGCTATGGGGAGAGTTAGAGCAAGATCGTGTGTTTGGAAAAGAGAATACGCATCATTCCCTTATGGTGACCATGCAAATGCAGCTTCCCGAAATATATGAGGAACGGGTAAAGTTAGAGGCAATTGGGCTTTTGAAAGTATATATTAAGAAAGAAAAAGATATTCGAATGTTTATATACGAGCTGCAACCACCTTTATCGCCGAAGCAGTTTTTTGATGATATTGTTTTAAGTATCTTTTTATACAATCGATTGAGTCGGACAAAATATAATCAAGTAAAGCAATATTTCTTAGAAGAAGAATTTGATTTTGTATCTTATGAAAATGTTACACGTTCTTTCAATGATGTGTTTGGTTCGTTTAATCCAGGTCAGCTTGAGCATGCGCAAGAGGATCTTCGTATTCCAAAAACGACAGCTATGCCAAGTAACGAGAAGGGGGACGCTCCGAAAGTTTGGAATGATTTCTTTGATTTCTCCTTATTTGTAGATGGCTTGTCTGCCCTTGTTCCTAAAAAGGCGATTACAGATCAAGTGCGAGAGTGTGTTATCACGCTTGCTTACGTATACGGTGTAGATGTGTTATCGATGCAAAATATCGTTCTTGGTGCGGTGACAGAGATGCAGACAATTGATATTGAAAGGCTTAGAAAAGGAGCACGTGATTGGTATCAGTTCGAAAACGGTCAAGCGTTACCAGTATTAAGTGAAAGAGTACAACCTCACGCTGCACGTGTGATGAAAGAGAAAGAGCCTTCTACGCAAGAAGAGATGTTAATAAAACAGTTAGAGGAAATCTCGCCAAAACAACTATTGAAAGAAATTTCTGGTGGTGCAGAGGCGACGAAGGCTGACTTGCAAATCGTTGAAGATGTAATGATCAATCAAAAGTTAACGCCAGGTGTTGTGAATGTACTTATTTATTACGTTATGCTACGCTCAGATATGAAACTTGCGAAAACGTATGTGGAGAAGATTGCAGGGCATTGGGCACGCAAAAAGGTCGGTACAGTAGCTGAAGCAATGGCGTTAGCGAAAGAAGAAAACCGTCAATATCAAGAATGGGCTGAGACGAAGAAGAAAGGCCGTACGTCGAAGAAAACGGTCCGAACAGAAATGGTACCGGATTGGCTGAAAGAAGAGCCGAAAGAACAAGAGAAAGAAACAGAAACAGTGAAGAAAGATGTAAGTAAGAAAAAAGATGCAAGTACGTTAGATGATGAACGAAAACGACTAGAAGAAATGTTGAAAAAATATAAGCGTGATTAA
- the nrdR gene encoding transcriptional regulator NrdR, with protein MRCPSCSHNGTRVLDSRPVDEGRSIRRRRECESCLSRFTTFERVEESPLIVVKKEGTREEFNKEKILRGLIKACEKRPVSLRQLEEVTQSVERELRNLGISEVKSDMIGEIVMEELRDIDDVAYVRFASVYRQFKDLNVFIEELKDILQKERE; from the coding sequence TTGCGTTGTCCATCCTGTTCTCATAATGGTACAAGAGTGTTAGATTCGCGTCCGGTAGACGAGGGGCGCTCTATTCGAAGAAGGAGAGAGTGTGAAAGTTGTTTAAGTCGCTTTACGACATTCGAAAGAGTAGAAGAGTCACCACTTATCGTTGTAAAAAAAGAAGGTACACGAGAAGAGTTTAATAAAGAAAAGATTTTACGCGGCTTAATTAAAGCTTGCGAAAAAAGACCAGTGTCTTTAAGGCAATTAGAAGAAGTAACTCAAAGTGTGGAACGTGAACTTCGTAATTTAGGAATATCAGAAGTGAAAAGTGATATGATTGGCGAAATTGTTATGGAAGAACTGCGTGATATTGATGATGTTGCTTACGTACGTTTTGCATCTGTATATCGCCAATTTAAAGATTTAAATGTATTTATTGAAGAATTAAAAGATATACTGCAAAAAGAAAGAGAGTAG
- the speD gene encoding adenosylmethionine decarboxylase, which produces MDTMGRHVIAELWDCDFDKLNDMPYIEQLFVDAALRAGAEVREVAFHKFAPQGVSGVVIISESHLTIHSFPEHGYASIDVYTCGDRIDPNVAAEYIAEGLNAKTRESIELPRGTGSFEIKQRETKAL; this is translated from the coding sequence ATGGATACGATGGGTCGTCACGTGATCGCTGAACTTTGGGATTGCGATTTCGACAAGCTTAATGACATGCCGTATATTGAACAATTATTTGTGGATGCAGCACTAAGAGCTGGTGCTGAAGTGCGTGAGGTTGCTTTTCATAAATTTGCACCACAAGGTGTAAGTGGAGTAGTAATTATCTCGGAATCACATTTAACAATTCATAGCTTTCCGGAGCACGGTTACGCGAGTATTGATGTTTATACTTGTGGGGATCGTATTGATCCAAATGTTGCTGCAGAATATATTGCAGAAGGTTTAAACGCGAAAACGCGTGAGAGCATCGAGCTTCCTCGAGGCACTGGTAGCTTCGAAATTAAGCAGAGAGAAACAAAAGCTCTTTAA
- a CDS encoding glyceraldehyde-3-phosphate dehydrogenase — protein MTRVAINGFGRIGRMVFRQAIKESAFEIVAINASYPSETLAHLIKYDTVHGKFDGTVEAFEDHLLVDGKMIRLLNNRDPKELPWTDLGVEVVIEATGKFNSKEKAILHVEAGAKKVILTAPGKNEDVTIVVGVNEDQLDITKHTVISNASCTTNCLAPVVKVLDEQFGIENGLMTTVHAYTNDQKNIDNPHKDLRRARACGQSIIPTTTGAAKALAKVLPHLNGKLHGMALRVPTPNVSLVDLVVDVKRDVTVEAINDAFKTVANGALKGIVEFSEEPLVSIDFNTNTHSAIIDGLSTMVMGDRKVKVLAWYDNEWGYSRRVVDLVTLVVDELAKQKNMQHI, from the coding sequence ATGACTCGTGTGGCAATTAATGGATTTGGACGTATTGGGAGAATGGTATTTCGTCAGGCAATAAAAGAAAGCGCATTCGAAATTGTAGCAATCAATGCAAGCTATCCATCTGAAACGTTAGCACATCTAATTAAATATGATACAGTTCACGGCAAGTTTGACGGAACAGTAGAAGCATTTGAAGATCACTTATTAGTTGATGGAAAAATGATTCGCCTTTTAAACAACCGCGATCCAAAGGAATTGCCTTGGACAGATCTAGGTGTTGAAGTTGTAATTGAAGCAACTGGTAAATTTAATTCAAAAGAAAAAGCAATTCTTCACGTTGAAGCCGGAGCGAAAAAAGTTATTTTAACAGCGCCTGGTAAAAATGAAGATGTAACAATTGTAGTTGGTGTGAACGAAGACCAATTAGATATTACAAAACATACTGTTATTTCAAATGCATCTTGTACAACAAACTGTTTAGCGCCTGTTGTTAAGGTGTTAGATGAGCAGTTTGGAATTGAAAACGGTTTAATGACGACAGTTCACGCTTATACAAATGACCAAAAAAATATTGATAACCCACATAAAGATTTAAGAAGAGCACGTGCTTGCGGACAATCAATTATTCCGACAACGACAGGTGCTGCGAAAGCGCTAGCAAAAGTTCTTCCGCATTTAAATGGAAAACTTCATGGTATGGCACTTCGTGTACCAACACCAAACGTGTCTCTTGTTGACTTAGTAGTAGATGTAAAACGTGATGTGACAGTTGAAGCTATTAACGACGCATTCAAAACTGTTGCAAACGGTGCGTTAAAAGGCATTGTAGAATTCAGTGAAGAACCTTTAGTATCTATCGACTTTAATACAAATACACACTCAGCTATTATTGATGGTTTATCTACAATGGTAATGGGTGATCGTAAAGTGAAAGTACTTGCTTGGTATGATAACGAGTGGGGCTACTCTCGTCGTGTTGTAGATCTTGTAACGTTAGTTGTTGACGAATTAGCGAAACAAAAAAATATGCAACATATTTAA
- the coaE gene encoding dephospho-CoA kinase (Dephospho-CoA kinase (CoaE) performs the final step in coenzyme A biosynthesis.) — protein sequence MTVVIGLTGGIASGKSTVSQMFRELSIPVIDADIIAREVVEQGKPAYNKIVEVFGTEILQEDGELDRPKLGSVVFYNEEKRLQLNKIVHPAVREEMNRQKEMYIKEGMQAVVLDIPLLFESKLTSLVDRVLVVAVKPQTQLERLMKRNNFSEEEATARIQSQMPLEEKVKHADEVINNDGTIMGTKTQLQVILKNWNIID from the coding sequence ATGACAGTAGTAATTGGATTAACGGGAGGCATTGCCAGTGGAAAAAGTACAGTGTCTCAAATGTTTCGTGAGCTAAGTATACCAGTTATTGATGCAGATATTATTGCGCGAGAAGTTGTAGAACAAGGAAAACCTGCATATAACAAAATTGTAGAAGTGTTTGGAACGGAAATTTTACAAGAAGATGGAGAATTAGATCGTCCAAAACTAGGAAGCGTCGTTTTCTATAATGAAGAAAAACGATTGCAGTTAAATAAAATTGTTCATCCTGCAGTGCGTGAGGAAATGAATAGGCAAAAAGAAATGTACATAAAAGAAGGTATGCAAGCGGTTGTGTTAGATATTCCTCTCTTATTTGAAAGCAAATTAACAAGTCTCGTTGACCGCGTTTTAGTTGTAGCAGTTAAGCCACAAACGCAATTAGAACGTTTAATGAAGCGAAATAATTTTTCAGAAGAAGAAGCAACAGCTCGTATTCAATCTCAAATGCCGTTAGAGGAAAAAGTGAAACATGCAGATGAAGTGATAAATAATGATGGCACAATTATGGGAACGAAAACACAATTGCAGGTTATTTTAAAGAATTGGAACATTATTGACTAA
- the ytaF gene encoding sporulation membrane protein YtaF — translation MYLYLSLILLAFTLSLDSCSVGLTYGLRSVRIPLRSIIIIGMCSAAVMLVSMGIGHMIAKIFSPVIATRIGGLVLIGIGIWVLYQFFRSEKKEEPKQEEKVWKLEIASLGLVIQILRKPTVADFDKSGTISAGEALLLGIALSVDSFGAGIGASLLGYAPAMMAILVAVMSSLFLFIGMKLGTVLSNMKWLQKFTFLPGVLLIIIGIWKM, via the coding sequence ATGTACCTTTATTTATCTCTTATTTTATTAGCTTTTACATTAAGCTTAGATAGCTGTAGTGTAGGGCTAACATATGGTTTAAGAAGTGTAAGAATTCCACTAAGATCAATTATAATTATCGGAATGTGTTCAGCGGCTGTTATGCTTGTTTCAATGGGAATTGGACATATGATCGCGAAAATATTTTCACCTGTTATCGCAACGCGTATCGGTGGGCTTGTTCTTATTGGAATAGGAATTTGGGTATTATATCAATTTTTTCGAAGTGAGAAAAAAGAAGAGCCGAAGCAAGAGGAGAAGGTCTGGAAATTAGAGATTGCCTCGCTTGGGTTAGTGATTCAAATTTTACGGAAACCGACTGTAGCAGATTTCGATAAATCAGGCACCATTTCTGCAGGAGAAGCATTGCTTCTTGGTATTGCTCTATCTGTAGATTCGTTCGGTGCTGGAATTGGTGCATCTTTATTAGGGTATGCACCGGCTATGATGGCGATATTAGTTGCAGTGATGAGTTCTTTATTTTTATTTATTGGAATGAAACTTGGAACGGTGTTATCAAATATGAAATGGTTACAAAAATTTACATTCCTGCCTGGGGTATTACTCATTATTATTGGAATTTGGAAAATGTAA